GGACGCTTTCACCATAGGTCACTGCCTGGTTTGGCATCAGCAGACTCCTCGCTGGGTTTTTCAAGGTGAAGACAATGCGCCTAAATCCAAAGAAGCACTGCTCGCCACCATGGAGGAGCATATTGAGGCAGTGGCTGGTAGGTATAAAGGCAAAATTCAGGGTTGGGATGTAGTGAATGAGGCATTTAATGAGGACGGTTCATTTCGTCAGTCAGCTTGGTTCAAGATTGCAGGCAAGGACTTCATGAAAGCAGCTTTCCGCAAGGCGCAGGAAGTAGATCCAGAGGCAGAGTTGTATTACAATGACTATAATGTGTGGAGAGCTTCTAAGCGAAAAGGCATCTTAGATTTTGCTAAGGAGATGGTGGCTGAAGGAATAAAAGTAGATGCCATAGGTATGCAAGGCCATTATCAGCTTGAGACGCCTACTTTGGAAGAGATAGAGCAGGGAATCATTGATATTCATGAGGCAGGATTTAAAGTGATGATCACGGAATTGGATGTGGATGTACTGCCTAGACCCAGAAGAGCAGAGGGAGCGGATTTGAATATGAATTTTGCAAATTCGGATGAGTATAATCCATACAAGGATGGTATCACCCCAGAAGCAGAGGCCAAACTAGCGGAGCGCTACGCTGCCATTTTCAAAATTTATGAAAAGCACAAAGACAAAATCACCAGAGTTACATTCTGGGGATTGGGTGATAGAAACAGCTGGTTGAATAATTTCCCGGTCCGGGGTAGAACGAATTACCCGCTGCTTTTTGATAGAAACCTAGATCCCAAAACCGAAGTAATCGCAAAAATAGCCAGTGTGGTGGAGTAGGGTAAGGCGAAAATATACCGAAACGTATGCTAATGGGAATCCTTATTCTTTACTTTTAGATAGGGCAGAGCAAAGCGATCCCAAGTAATCATAAACGGTTCCTATGCTGGAATTAAATGGTAATGCAGTAGGCCTGCTTAACTTCTAGAGGTAGCTGTACAGGCAGTTCAAAACGGAGAAAGATACTTCATTTTGGACTGCCTGTTTTGTTTCATAGCCAGGAATATTTCACTCCTTCAAATCGAATGGTTTATCGGTAGATTTGGTGGCAATAAAGGCATTCATAGTACTATTCTTTGGGGATGACTGTGACTTCCAGTGAATGGTAAACATTTCTCCTTGCTTCCAGCTCCTCAGTGAATTTTTTCAGCCATTCATCCTTTACCTCTTCTCTATAGGTATTTACGATGCGAATACTTCCAACCCCAACTTTATACACATACGCGGCACCATCTCTACCAACTTCATCAGCGCTTTTGCTGACTATATTCCCACGGGTACCATCCTGACGTATTACCTGAAATTGAAACCCTGCCGGCTCTACTTCAGTGGTGAATTTGGCCTCAAAGCCACCATTTGATATGGTGTATTCTACTCCAGTCGGCGAAATGGGCGTCTCCCTTTTGTTGACAGGTACAAAGATTTCCCAACCTACAATAAACTGGATTTTATCCTGGATCTGAATGATGGCCTGATCCTGCCCGATCTTGGTTCTGTTTTGTCCCTGCTTAATGTAAGTACTCACCCGGACTGTATCCACAGCATCTTCAGGTACGCTGCCGGCTTTTACTGAGGCAAAGTACTGGACGTTTCTTTTGGAGCTGGAAAAACTGTTCCCTTCATGAATATCATCAAATAGGTATCCATATTTTCCTGTAGTTGACCATTCATATTCGATGACCTGCCCATCGGCAACAGATGATTTGATAAAAGCAGAAAGCTCCTTGGTGTTTCCTGGAGAAACATTGGAATCTCTAGGTTCCAGGTTGATTTCAATTTCTTTTGCAGTGATTTCAAATACCTCCAAACTTCTGGAATTTTGGATGTCATGAACTTTTCTGGCATAGTCTGAACCTTTGAGCATCAGATCAATTGTAGTGAGGATTTTTGCTTTTCTGACTGCGCTTTTACTGAAATCCTCCAAACTCGGTTTAGGTAGGTTGGCAGGTGCATTTTCCCAAATGACCTCTGCTGCTACGCGGGCCAAATCCTCCAGAAAGATAGAGCCAAACTGATTGTAGCCCACCGTGAAAAAATCACGAACTGCTTCAGAAAGCTCTCCATTTTGGATTTTTGCACTTACACTGGGCATTTGATCTACATATCCCGCCACTGCCACTGTCATGGCTTCCCAAAAATCCTGTTGGGTTTTGGGGGCTCCTGTATTTTTAGAAGCTGTGGCTTTGGCTGTGAGGCCATCCGCAATTAGTGGAACCACAAAGTCCAAAGTGAATGTGAGCATAATCAGTTTAGTCCGTTCTTCGATTTCAGTCTGATTGAGATTTTGTCCACCCTTCCCCATTCCTATAGTCCGAAGCTGCCAAGTGGCTTCTTTTTCATCTAGATTCAGCGGGATTTCTATTGGATCCGTGTTTACACGAAAGGATTTTTCGGTATTTCCCAGTAGGTAGTCATAAACGGTACCGGAGAAGCTGGTGATACCGGTGACCACAGGAATTTCGATGATCTGATCTGGAACTTTTGAATTGTTCGAGGCCGGAAATTCATTGATCTCTTCCTCTTGCCCGGCTTCATTCACTTTTTTGGTTTTGTATAGAAATCCCGTGACCCGTCTTCGGAAGGTATTGGCCACTTCAAACTGACTCAAGCCGGTCTGATAGACCT
This genomic window from Algoriphagus sp. TR-M9 contains:
- a CDS encoding endo-1,4-beta-xylanase — encoded protein: MILKKSIPFVLLSFLFAAQSPKQESLKAIFADSYHIGVALNAWQVNSTDAKVNAVIQENFNSLSPENGLKWERVHPEPEQYNFDFGDQYVALGEKMDAFTIGHCLVWHQQTPRWVFQGEDNAPKSKEALLATMEEHIEAVAGRYKGKIQGWDVVNEAFNEDGSFRQSAWFKIAGKDFMKAAFRKAQEVDPEAELYYNDYNVWRASKRKGILDFAKEMVAEGIKVDAIGMQGHYQLETPTLEEIEQGIIDIHEAGFKVMITELDVDVLPRPRRAEGADLNMNFANSDEYNPYKDGITPEAEAKLAERYAAIFKIYEKHKDKITRVTFWGLGDRNSWLNNFPVRGRTNYPLLFDRNLDPKTEVIAKIASVVE